One window of Triticum dicoccoides isolate Atlit2015 ecotype Zavitan chromosome 5A, WEW_v2.0, whole genome shotgun sequence genomic DNA carries:
- the LOC119300586 gene encoding obtusifoliol 14-alpha demethylase-like yields MYLMDWAAASTTLFSVVLFSIATVVAAKLLKAKNKFNNHVYTRPLPPVVNVLALIPPLLNKSLQATIQDLYTKFGSVFTINFLGPKVTLLIGPEVSAHFFQGLDSEISWGNLLEFTIPMYGQEVGYGVDTATRNEHSNFIIQALQPSKLRSHVDPIFQEVEAYFAKWGQDGTVDLKHELEQVLMLTSSRCLLADVVRHQMILTEIYSLLHELENGANIISFLFPYIPTPTNRRRDKAHIKLKEIFSAAVRSRSQAQEDALQRLIDSKYKDGRPTTIAEISGMMIILISTSRHTSSHTSIWTGARLLSNTKFLKAAVEEQKHIICKYGNQIDHHALSEMDTLHNCIKEALRMHPAGPVLFRKAHKTFNVHTKEGNEYDIPGGHNVIIPTVFNSKLPYIYKDPGVYDPDRFSPGRQEDKVGGKFSYTSFGGGRHICPGMAFAYLQIKLIWSHLLRNFELELMSSFPKADWSKITPAPKGKVMISYKRRQLH; encoded by the exons ATGTACCTTATGGACTGGGCAGCTGCTAGCACCACATTATTCTCAGTAGTTCTTTTTTCAATAGCAACTGTGGTAGCCGCCAAGCTTCTAAAAGCAAAAAACAAGTTCAATAATCATGTGTATACAAGACCACTTCCTCCTGTGGTGAATGTCCTAGCTCTCATACCTCCGCTTCTTAACAAGAGCTTGCAAGCTACGATCCAGGATCTATACACAAAGTTTGGCAGCGTGTTCACCATAAACTTTCTTGGACCGAAGGTGACCCTGTTGATTGGACCGGAGGTGTCAGCTCATTTCTTTCAAGGGCTGGACTCAGAGATTAGCTGGGGTAATTTGTTGGAGTTCACCATTCCAATGTATGGTCAAGAGGTTGGGTATGGGGTAGACACGGCGACTCGCAATGAACACTCAAACTTCATTATTCAAGCACTACAGCCATCCAAGTTGAGGAGCCATGTTGATCCCATATTTCAAGAAGTGGAG GCCTACTTTGCAAAGTGGGGACAAGATGGCACAGTTGATCTTAAACATGAACTTGAGCAGGTGCTCATGCTGACCTCTAGTCGGTGCTTACTAGCAGATGTGGTTCGGCATCAAATGATACTAACTGAAATCTATTCATTGCTTCATGAACTTGAGAATGGCGCAAACATTATCAGTTTCTTATTCCCGTATATTCCAACACCGACAAACCGCCGACGTGACAAGGCACACATCAAACTGAAAGAAATATTCTCTGCCGCAGTTAGGTCACGCAGCCAAGCACAGGAGGATGCATTACAGAGGCTAATTGATTCCAAGTACAAGGATGGTCGCCCCACGACCATAGCAGAAATCTCCGGTATGATGATCATCCTCATTTCTACTTCAAGACACACCAGTTCTCACACTAGTATATGGACTGGAGCTCGCTTGCTGAGCAACACCAAGTTCTTAAAGGCGGCCGTCGAGGAGCAAAAACATATCATTTGTAAGTACGGCAACCAGATAGACCACCATGCCTTGTCAGAGATGGATACCCTGCACAATTGCATCAAGGAGGCACTTAGGATGCACCCAGCAGGGCCAGTGTTATTTCGGAAGGCACATAAGACATTCAACGTGCACACCAAGGAAGGAAATGAATATGACATACCAGGAGGTCATAACGTCATAATCCCGACTGTATTTAACAGCAAGCTGCCATACATTTACAAGGACCCTGGGGTGTATGACCCTGATCGGTTTAGTCCTGGGAGACAGGAGGACAAAGTTGGTGGCAAGTTCTCGTACACATCATTTGGTGGTGGAAGGCATATTTGCCCTGGGATGGCCTTTGCTTATCTGCAAATTAAACTGATATGGAGCCATCTTCTAAGAAACTTTGAGCTCGAGCTAATGTCTTCTTTCCCAAAGGCAGACTGGAGCAAGATAACTCCAGCGCCTAAAGGAAAAGTAATGATAAGTTACAAGAGACGTCAGCTGCATTGA